A region of the Prevotella melaninogenica genome:
GTTATGCTGATGTATTACTCATGAGAGCGGAAGCTGCAGTACGCAACGGAGAGAATGGTAATACTGAACTGAACCTCGTTCGCAGCCGTTGCGGAATGGGAAACAGAACCGCTACATTAGATAACATCCTTGCTGAACGCCTTATGGAACTAACGTGGGAAGGCTGGCGTCGCAACGACCTCATCCGTTTCAATCGTTTCCATCAATCATACGACCTTCGTACAGCACCCGAAACAGAAGCCGACCGTCATACTATCGTCTTCCCTATTCCATCACGTGCATTAGACCTCAACGAAAAGCTGAAGCAGAATAAAGGTTATAAACGCTAAATAAAACCTCCGTCAGCCCCATGCTTCTGTGTGAGGTTCAACACTGCAAGTTCAAGAAATATATTGACAAAATATTAGAGAAAAAGGTAGAGAAATGCCTTAAAAGCGAGTTATTTCCCCAAATTCGTAATTCACTTGTTATCAAGTAGTTGTAAAAAGGGCTTTTAAAAGGTGCTTAGCAAGGTTCCAAAAGGGCGTTAACAAGACCTCAAAAGGGCATCTTTTGCAAGCCAATTGGGCGTTAATTGCAAGCCATTTGGTGGTCTTTACAAAATCAATATATGAAAAATACGGACAAATATAGAGAAGTTTGGAGTGATAAGGTTTGCATTTTACGCTAAGAACCTTAAGAAATATCACACACAGCGAGACTCTAAGTTTGTAGCAAGAAACTTAGAGTTGTTCTGTGTGTCTTATTATATAATAGGTTTAAACTATCACTTCATAATTCGGAAGAATCCTAAAAGATAAAGAAAGCAGGGATAGACGAAGCCGCCTACCCCTGCTTTCTTCTCATATGGCTTACATAGCTAATATAGCATTCCAAGGTTCCTATAAAACCTAAAATCAATATTTACCTAAGGAATCCACTGCCACCAGCCTATCCTTTCCCCCCCTCCTTTGGAGGGGTTGGGGGAGGTCTTTACATATCCTCTTGGAACAATGGATCCTCAGGAACAACCATAATTGGTTTCTGCTGAGCAGCCTTCATAATATTCTCTGGTACGTACTTGTTATCAACAACCAGACGGAAGGTGTATTCATTGAACCAAGGATTACTCATAATCAAGTAACCATTCTGACCATAAGAGGCACTCCAAGAGTTCTCTACCTTCCATTTCTTTGGCTGACCGTTCTCATCTAAGTCTACTGCTGTAAGTGTCATCGCATGAGTTGAACCACTATCGAAGGTTGCAATACGCTCTGCCTTGTTCATTGGGAAGGTTGTTCCAAAAAGTGTTGCATAGTCATAGTTATCCAAGTCAAGATAACCACGCTTGCGATCGAGCTGCTTGCCCACATCATAACTGGTGTACATCTTCGTTGAGTCCTTCAGTGAAGCAATTGCCATCTTCGCAATATCCTCCATTGGAAGGTTCACATACTTCCAGTTATGACCATCGTAGGTGTGGCGATCATACTCAATCTCGTAAGTCTTATAGTAAGGACGACGAGGGTCGTTCATAGCCATAATAAAGGTACCATTGAGCGGACCACCCACTGTTTCCTTATAGAATTCCTGTGGAGTATAGGTCTTTGCCCTGCCAATCTGCTTACCATTCTTATCTTTGAAAGCAAAGGTAAAGGTCTTCACTGGCTCGCCCAAAGAAAGTGAGAGTATATGATAGATATTACCCAACATCTCTGTCTTGCGTGCCTTGATAGCTGCCTTTGACTTCTTTTCAGCTACCATCTTACGCAATTCCAGACCATACTCACGTAGTTTTGATGACACAATCCTTGCCATTCGAGAGGTGTTTTCAGCTGAATAGGTTTCTTGCATGGCTTCCATTGGTACAACACCATACTTCTCAACCAAGTCAGATACACCGCAGAACGTACCGCCATCACTGATAGGATTCTTAAAGAAGAACTGCACACGTGGGTCATCCAATGGCTTACCAGCATTGTCTATCACACCCTGCAACATCAAGTTTGCCTTCTCTAACTGGTCGTAGAAAGAGAGGTAAACATGAGAATACTCCACTCTCAACGTATCCTTATGGCGACGTGCAAAGTTAGCACGCAAAACGTTCAGTCCTGTAAAGAGCCAACAACGACCTGAACTTTTCTGATCTTGGATATTCTGTTTCGGTGTTTCCACGCTGAAATAGGTATCTACAGGTCCAGAATTACGGAAGTTGCGAGCAAGGTCATCAATAGAATTTGTGGCAATTGCATTCGATAAAGCACGGTCAGATGTAGTCAATCCAGCCTTTTGAATTTGCTGCAACATCTGCGCATCAATACCACCATCTTTCGTCTGAGCCTGAAGTGTAAGTACACAACTTAACAAACCACAGGCAATAAACATATTCTTTCTCATTGTTTTCTTAATAATATTAAGGTAAAGGGTTATTAAAAAACTTATTTTCTACAAAGATAATATTTATTTCTTATTGTTGTTGTAATAAAGTGTGAAAATCATCATTGATACTGATAAATTCTACCTAAAAGGGAAAGGTTAACAATTTCTTTTCATGAAGAAAAAGAATTATTTTCATGAACAAAAATATTTATCTTCATGAAAAAAAAGATTTATTTTCATGAAAATAAATCGGGAATAAGGGTAAATAGTGAGATTGAAGAGGATTAAGTAGTAGAATATAACCCTACTTTATCTCCTTCATTCGGCATTCTTTTGTTCGTAAGTTTTCCTTGAATAAAAACCTGTACATGAAAAGAAGGCTTCCTATCCTATTACTTTGACCAAGCTTTCGGGCATTTTCTATGTAAAACATTTGCGTATCTTGTTTTTTTTTTACGAATATTGCATACGCAAATTAGCGGCTGCTGAAAGTCGCATAAACTAAAAACAAATCTATGAAGAAAATCTTATTGAGCCTGTTTCTTGCTGCTGTCAGCCTATCAAGCTATGCACAGCACTTTATAACAGACCCTAATTTCAGACAAAAAGTAGAAAACGCATTCCAAGCCAAGATGAAGGTTATTGGCAAGAAGTTCTATAACACAAAGGGACTTCGGGTATCTCCTGAGGAGGAGGAAGCCTTACGTTTCTTGTATGCTTATATGCCAATTGCCGATGCTACGGACTATCCTACGGCATATCATCTTAAAAATATACGCACCGCCTTACAAACAAGAAAGTCTATGGCATGGGGAAAAGATGTCCCTGAATTGCTGTTTAGACATTTCGTTTTGCCTATGCGTGTAAACAACGAACCACTTGATAGCTCTCGTGCTATCTTCTATCATGAACTGAGTGAGCGCGTGAAAGGTCTTCCTATGAAGGAAGCTATCCTTGAGGTAAACCATTGGTGCCACGAACGTGTTACCTACGAGCCTTCTGATGCTCGTACTTCTTCACCGCTGCAGTCTATCCGCACTGGTCGTGGACGTTGTGGAGAGGAGAGTACTTTTACGGTAGCAGCCCTACGTTCTATCGGTATTCCAGCTCGTCAGGTATATACTCCTCGATGGGCACATACGGATGACAACCATGCTTGGGTAGAAGCTTGGGCAGATGGAAAATGGTATTTCTTAGGTGCTTGTGAACCAGAGCCTGTACTCAACCTTGCTTGGTTTAACGAGCCTGCATCACGTGCAATGCTGATGCACACACGTGCTTTCGGTGATTATGAGGGTCCAGAGGAGGTGATGCTACGTACCAATAACTTCACCGAGATTAACCTCATTGACAACTATGGCAGTACGTCAAAGATTGATTTTAAGATTATTGATAAGGATGGCAATCCTGCTGACAATGCTAAGGTAGACTTCAAGATTTATAATTATGCCGAGTTCTATACCGCTGTATCTAAGTACACTGGCGAGGATGGTACGACCTTCCTCTCTGCTGGTAAGGGCGATATGATTGTATGGGCATCTAAGGATGGACAGTTTGGCTATGCTAAAGCCACCTTTGGAAAGGATAAGTCAATAACCATCAAACTGGATTATAACGAGAATAATGTACCAAAGGAGACTGACCTCGACATCGTTCCACCTGCTCAGAACTCTACATTACCTGCCGTAACGAAGGAACAGCGTGATGAGAATACACGTCGTTTGACCTATGAGGATTCTATCCGTCATGCTTACATTGCTACCTTCCCAACAGCAGAATCAATGAAAGATTATCGTTACCCTGCAGCCACACCTTATATAATAAAGGCTCGTGGTAACTGGAAGACTATTCAGGCTTTTGTAGAGAAGTATGCTAATCAGCAAGAACGTGCCCTCCAGTTGCTCAGTACTTTGAGCGATAAGGACCTTCGTGATATGCCAATGGAAATATTGGAAGATAATATGAAGGCAAAGAGCAACCAACTCTCTCCACGTGTTGAGAGTGAAATGATTCTCACACCGTTCAAACAAT
Encoded here:
- a CDS encoding C1 family peptidase, encoding MRKNMFIACGLLSCVLTLQAQTKDGGIDAQMLQQIQKAGLTTSDRALSNAIATNSIDDLARNFRNSGPVDTYFSVETPKQNIQDQKSSGRCWLFTGLNVLRANFARRHKDTLRVEYSHVYLSFYDQLEKANLMLQGVIDNAGKPLDDPRVQFFFKNPISDGGTFCGVSDLVEKYGVVPMEAMQETYSAENTSRMARIVSSKLREYGLELRKMVAEKKSKAAIKARKTEMLGNIYHILSLSLGEPVKTFTFAFKDKNGKQIGRAKTYTPQEFYKETVGGPLNGTFIMAMNDPRRPYYKTYEIEYDRHTYDGHNWKYVNLPMEDIAKMAIASLKDSTKMYTSYDVGKQLDRKRGYLDLDNYDYATLFGTTFPMNKAERIATFDSGSTHAMTLTAVDLDENGQPKKWKVENSWSASYGQNGYLIMSNPWFNEYTFRLVVDNKYVPENIMKAAQQKPIMVVPEDPLFQEDM
- a CDS encoding transglutaminase-like domain-containing protein yields the protein MKKILLSLFLAAVSLSSYAQHFITDPNFRQKVENAFQAKMKVIGKKFYNTKGLRVSPEEEEALRFLYAYMPIADATDYPTAYHLKNIRTALQTRKSMAWGKDVPELLFRHFVLPMRVNNEPLDSSRAIFYHELSERVKGLPMKEAILEVNHWCHERVTYEPSDARTSSPLQSIRTGRGRCGEESTFTVAALRSIGIPARQVYTPRWAHTDDNHAWVEAWADGKWYFLGACEPEPVLNLAWFNEPASRAMLMHTRAFGDYEGPEEVMLRTNNFTEINLIDNYGSTSKIDFKIIDKDGNPADNAKVDFKIYNYAEFYTAVSKYTGEDGTTFLSAGKGDMIVWASKDGQFGYAKATFGKDKSITIKLDYNENNVPKETDLDIVPPAQNSTLPAVTKEQRDENTRRLTYEDSIRHAYIATFPTAESMKDYRYPAATPYIIKARGNWKTIQAFVEKYANQQERALQLLSTLSDKDLRDMPMEILEDNMKAKSNQLSPRVESEMILTPFKQFFEKAFAKEAASFRKNPALLVEWIRKNIKMNPDTRAMRIPQTPRSVWESRITDSRSRDIFFVDVARSLGIEARMDPVAWKIQYKQNGKWVDVDFDAAAQQTAKTGKLVLTFTPDGFLDDPKYYSHFSISKIVYGQTWLMNFDEGQVDMGGGATWSNTFKNGATLDEGTYILVTGQRMADGSVLAHSRFFQIKPGETTTLPLDVRQESEGVKVIGSFNSEDLFDKDGQSVSILSQTGRGYYVLGVLGIGQEPTNHALHDIEKMKDKLDKWGRPFVLLFKNEAEAKKFQAQKGEFPNLPEKTIFGIDKDGTIQQEIAKEMKLHNTEQLPIFIIADTFNRIVFLSQGYTIGLGEQLVKTSSKL